The Opitutales bacterium region GATGAACAAAAGCGGTGCTAAGGAAGACAAATAATTCGACCTTAAGCTTACTTTACGATGATCTTTGGCCCGTCCTTTTACGCTATGACTCCTTACATGTTTGTTGCGCTCGTAGTTGCGATCGTTTTTGCCGGAGTGGTTATGATCGTTTTGGTCTCCGGCCACTACAGTTACAAAACAAAGAAGCTACAGCAGGAGCAAAAAGGTATAAGCCGTGAAGAGCTGCTAGAGATCGAGGAGATCGCCAACAAATTAGACAAACTGAGTAGACGCATCGAGGCGCTTGAGACGCTGTCTGTTGAGCGCGACACCAAACGCAAATAGGAACACTTTTATGATAAATAATAACTTACGTGACCGCCCGCTGTATCGCTCCCGCGACAGCATTTTTCTAGGAGTCTGCAGAGGCTTCGCCGAGTGGATCGGATTCTCTGTATTCTGGACCCGTGTGATTACACTGATCCTCGGAGTAATATTCATGCCTATCCCGCTGATAATCTATTTCGGCATGGCGTTCTTGATGAAAAAAGAGCCATCAGACTACGAGCAAGGAAGCTTCACTACCGAGACTTTTGCGGGTGCAAAAACCCGCTTGCGCCGCATGAAGGAGACACTAGCAGACCTCGAAGAGCGTGCGGCTAAGTTAGAACGTGACGCCCTTAATCGCGAGAATGACTGGGACCGTCGTTTTCACCGGGGTTAGTCGGGCTTTTTTCGCTGCGCAGTCTTTGAGGGCACCCAATACACTAGTCTTTAAACACACGTTGATACATAATCGACCGTTAGTTGCGCAGACTCGTCATAGAGTCGGTGTGTCAAACTGGGCCGCGGCGGCAGGGTCACTTTCTTTGGGAGAGAAGGGGGTTCTGTGTCGCGGCCCACATGTGTCCATGTAAAGTCCTGATCTCTGGCTGTCAGTTTTTTAATCGTTGTCGCTATC contains the following coding sequences:
- a CDS encoding PspC domain-containing protein, whose translation is MINNNLRDRPLYRSRDSIFLGVCRGFAEWIGFSVFWTRVITLILGVIFMPIPLIIYFGMAFLMKKEPSDYEQGSFTTETFAGAKTRLRRMKETLADLEERAAKLERDALNRENDWDRRFHRG